ctggagtgagaaaggaatgcggaGAGTCAGTTTGTCCATAACAGAGTGGACTGGCGACTTAGCctcgtgacttgactgagtcacgagtccaagccgcgagctaactgaatggccagtctggattttttgtcctgtaatgctacagttggcatgacggttcagcttctttgcatgcttcactcgtgaGCATCTTCtggtggcttgcaagccgcgagccacctgTGAAATCCAGCCGCGAGTCCTttcttcactgcacagtcttgagcatttcttcacactctctcacacactacccttacatgattcccacctaaatactgggttactaattgctaaattacaaacaaatttggcacggaataaagctaacaagatggttgattaaattcaaccttacagtgtTGAAAGTGGGCTGTCAGAGTTCACCTTGACTCATCCCACTAGAGGAGGCCGCCACCTCACTAATATGGCAGTCATGGGGATCTTAGCATGGATAGGCTAGATTTGTTGGAATTCTTGGACTGAATCCCAAGCCATGGAGTTTATCTTCATTAAAGGAAAAGTTTCTTCACCcaatctaattttatttctcCTCATCCAAATCATAGAGATCATCATTGCAAACAAATCAATGTTAGATTTATCCAGAGAGGCAAGTTCGATAACTTCTAAGAAATTGGAGCAGTTACACGTAGTTTTCATCAGATGATCAAAGTGTCTTCACCcaatctaattttatttctcCTCATCCAAATCATAGAGATCATCATTGCAAACAAAAAGGTTAGATTTATCCAGAGAGGCAAGTTGGATAACATCTAAGAAACTGGAGCAGCTACACGTAGTTTTCATCAGATGATCAAAGTGGGCTTTCCAGACTTCATCCAATACCAGACATAACCAAAGAGCACGAAGGGTATCCTTTTACTGGAGCTTGCAGCCTTGGCAAAGTGCTTTGTTCAAAACCTTTCACTTGAGAAGGTTTACATAGGTTGGTAAAGAATCTGTCCTAGCACGCCATAGTACAAATCTAACTCGATCGATTTGGAACTTGAAGTCTCTAGATGCACTTCCACACACCCTTATTCACCTCACTGATAGACGTGCTTGGAGAATCCCGATCATCTTCACCAAAAGAAACTAATATCCAAATTTTACTAACTACATCCTATCATGGTTTCTCATCCAGAAAAAGAAATCTTCCCTATTGAAAAAACTTAATGGAATGGCCTTGATTACGTTAGCTTCAAGAGGTAAGAAGAGCCTATCAATTTCTAAAGTCCTCCAACAATATAGATCATGGTCAATCAAGCTTGAAACCAAAGCATTAGAGTAGTAGTCCTTTAGAGGGGATAGAACTTTCCCATGTCATGGCCCAGGCAACTAGTTATCTTGGTAGATCCTAACAAAAGAGTCATTCCCTATCCTCCATTTCATGCCTTTCTTAACAATATCACGTCCCTTCAAGATGCTCTACCATGCAAAGGAGCCCTTATTTTTCTTGGCATAAAAAATGGTGCCATGAGGAAAAAactttgatttgaaaattttaaagaataaagaatctTGATTTGTCATAAATCTCCAAACTTGTTTAGCTAGCAAAATGTCATTGAATTTTCGAAGCTCTCAAAAACCCATCCCTCCTTCTTATTTTGGTCTACACATTTTGTTCCACTTGACTGAATGGATCTTTCTTCTATTTCTATTAAGCCTTTGGCCCTACTAGAATTTTCGAATCATTTCCCCTATCTTATGGCAAAATGTTATATGAAGTTTGAAACAGCTCATTGAGTACATTGGTATAAGTTGCACCACTACTTTCAAGATAACCTCCCTACCAGATTGAGAAAAAAGCTTTTCTTTACATCCTTGGAGCTTTGACCATATCCTCTCCTTAATATAAATCAAGCTAGTTTTTTTGTTCTAGCCCACAAAAGAGGGAAGAcccaaatacttctcatatTGCTTGATCTTAGATACCCCCCAACAAATCTTTAATGGAATCTTGGACCTTAATAGGTGTGGCTTTACAAAAAAAACAGCGTAGTAGACTGGGTCTTCCTCAACGAAGTAGTAGACATTGtaacttttttcttatttaatgtttttttaagtAGTAGACATTTTGCTCCACTTGGCCCAATGGATATTTTCTCTATTATCCCTTTGCCCTACCAAAATTTTTGGATCATTGCCTCTATCACATGGTAGAGTATTATAGGAAGTTTGAAACAACTCTTTGAGTATGTTAGTATAGCTTGAACCATGGCTATCAAGAGAACCTCCCTACCAGCTTGAGATACAAGCTTTCCTTTCCATCCTTGGAGCTTCGACTATATCCTTTCCTTAATATAaatcaaaatagttttttttttttttttttttttttttttttggcccacaAAAGAGGGAAGGCCGAAATACTTGTCATATTGCTTGATCTCATGTACTCCCAACAAATCTTTAATGGAATCTTGGACCTCAATAGGTGTAGctttactaaaaaaatagagttgTTTTATCCTAGAAGCTTTTTCATATATTGTGAGCAGACTTTGGATATATTGGCATTACTAGATAGAAGCTCTACAAAACAAAATACTATCAtttgcaacaacaaaaaaaaaggtgttagCTTAAGGCCATTTCTGCAGATGGAGATCCCTCTAATGTACCCCGAAGTAGCAACTTGGGTTAGCAACACATGTAAACCCTCAATgcagaggggagagagagagagatagagtcCCCCAGTTTGATGCCTTTAGTAGGGTGTACAGTGCCTGTAGGTTCGCCATTGATCAAAATAGAGTAAGAGACAGTAGTAATGCATTCCATAATCAAAGCACCGACCTACTATGAAAGCCCATTCTACTCAGTAAACACTCTAGAAAAGACCATTCAACTTAATCATATTCCTTACTCATGTTGAGTTTAAGAGCCATGAAACCTGGTTTGCCATATTGGTGATTTTTCATATGGTGTAGATTTTCAAAAGTCATGAGAATATTATTAGTGACTACTTGTCCTGCTTGGAAAGCACTTTGgttttcaaaaacaacaagAGATAGCAACTTTTTCATCCTATTTGCCAAAACTTTTGAGACCAATTTGTATATGACATTACACAAACGTATTGGTCTAAATTCAGATATTCTTTCTTCTGGGCTCTTCACTTTTGGTACTGGAGTAACATAAGTATGATTAAACTCAAAATGCATATGACAATTGTTAAGACAATCAAGCACTACTTTTTAAACATTATCACCCAAAAGAACGTCAACTccactcaattaatttttccaaatacAGTTTTATTTTTGCATGGACTAAAGGTGAAGAGAtactgggggggggggggggttgccCCAAGCTGCTTTAATTATGTCTCCACAACCTTGTTCCTTCATCCACATTTGTTCAAAACAAAAGGGTTTATTTAAACTGGTCACAATGCCTTCAAGTTTAATGACGATAGGGTTTTGGTTCGAGAAATTGACACGGATGTGCTGCACACATGTGGCTAAATTCATGGCAATCCATGAATTGGTGGTAAGAGCACAATCCAAACTTTCCAAAACAATACCTCTAGACTGCTTCCCTTTCCAAGTAAATTTACGGCCCACACACCCTAAGTCCATAAGCCACATTCATCTATAATCTCATGGAAAGCTTTAATCTCAAACTCCATTCTGGGTACACCCCCCCAACTTCTCATGGGCTCTTaagatttcattgaaatctcATGCACACACCCGAGGGAGATTAAATTTCTAATTCAGACTATGTAATAAATCTTAAGTCTCAAATTTTCTGCTAGACTCAGGTAACCCATAGATATCGATAAACCTTCAAAAGTCATCCTTTCTTTATTAATGATGACATCAATATGGTTAAGTGAAGACGAGTCCACATCAATATCCAAAGAATTTTACCAAAGTAGAGCAAGTCCCCCCGCTCTGGTGACTCTCTGaacaacccaattctcatcaaACTGTATATCATCGAAAAGTTTTTTTAGCCTATCTTCGTCTTCCCATGTCTTTTCTAAAAACACGATGGAGGAATTTTGTGCCCGCACCATCAAGCAAGCTCATGAACTGTGCGTTGGTTCCCAAACCCACGCACGTTCCAACATAACCAACTCATAGTTCTTAGTGGGGCTAGGTATTAGCCTCCACCATTGTAAAAGAGTACTTCAAGTCACCTTTTAAAACTTGGAGTTTTCATTTTGTTGCAGGGGTCTCTAACAGAgtagaaatttaattttgttttcccaGTGTTACGCGAGCCACGTATTCATCATTAAGGTTCAAGGGCCTGTCCACCCAAACTCATTTAACAGGCTTTTCTCTCACAAAGTTTGGTCTTATATTCATCATCTCTTTTAAAAAGGGCTTCTCCATATGGGCTCATTAGTTGACTTTGAAGAGCTTGGGCCATCGTTGGCTCTAGGAATAGGAATGGTAACTTCTCCTATCTTTCTATCATAAGATAAATCAGACTCCCTAATATCTTGAGTAGAATCTGTGAGGGATTTCACAATTCACTCCAATACCAATGAGCTTGTTCTGCAatcgaatgctataaaagatttgtgcccctcatccttcaccaattggtcATTGGATGGATCGGTAAGGCACACGgtccaacaagtggtattagagcccGGTCATAGGTTCGAGTCATTAGAGCTGCATTGTGAGGGAGGGATTGTGAGGGATTTCACAATTCGCTCCAATACCAATGGGCTTGGTCTGCAatcgaatgctataaaagatcTGTGCccctcatccttcaccaattggtcGTTGGGTGGATCGGTAGGCACACGGTCCAACAGAATTAAAGATATTTTCCATGACATTCTCCTTATCATTTCTTAGCACCAGTAAATCAGGAGTAGGTTCAGGCATATTCCAAATTAATTTGGTTCAAACTTGCATTTGTTTCTTTAGTATATATTGCTCCTTCCTTGTTGGGTAGATATTGCTCCGATGACCATCGTGACCTCTCCAGCATCCCCATAGGCTGGGTCTTCCTCAGCAAAGTAATAGACACTATAGCTTTTTTCCTATTTAATGTAGTCTattttaagtaatgttatacTCCAAATTAGTATCTTAAAATTATCTGAGTctattaatactttttttttttttgaaaaactaaaaagaaatgcTTTCTTATTTACTTATCACTTTTTTTAgtagaaaacttatttttggaaTCAAAAGACATACTTAAAATACTatgataatttaataaaattttattaaaaagaaagaaagaaaagactcGTGCAAAGTATTAGTTACAAgataatcaataataataattattattattcttcaaGCACTACAAATTAGTGAAAGCCTACATTTTACAACAGAGACATCCATTATAAATAGGGGTGGGCAAAACAGTACCAAAGTCGAAGGTAACGACTGGCGCCAACCGTTGTTGTGGCCGACTGATGGAGCCAAGGCCAATAAGTGGAGATGGAAATCCAATTTGAAGCCGGTGTGGCGTAGGCCACGGAGGTGAAGGTCTAAAACCGAAACGTTTCTAAACCGACCaatattctaatatatatatatatatatatatataacggcATTGTTTTACTgtgggttttaaaaaatatatcaaaacatGTTGTTTCACttagtaatgaaaaaaaaaaaaatcaaaatgttgTCGTTTTGCTAGGTATTCTGTTAGCataaattctttcttttctcttctctcacttatctctctctctctctctctctctctctctctctctctctctctctctctctctctctctctctctctctcctgatGCCTCTTGTCTCAGTTCTCAAGTTCTCACCAAGTGCCGCCGTCGCGCCAACCAACCCACTCAGCCACCCAGTTCGAGGCAAACCGCCGGTAAGTCTCTCTCTCACCCCTCGCCGATCAGTTCctaatattctctctctcaaagagtCTCTATCCTAGTCTTACTCcaacttttgttttattttattattgaatttgggatatatatattatcaactCTTTTGCTTAGAAAACTCTTATTAGTACTTTATTATATCAACTCTTTTACAAATTATTTGGGATGTTCATAATTCACTATGTTACtgctatgaaaaaaaaaaaaatgatcttgagattgaGTAATGATTGCTATTGTTTTTACAGGTTGTGACATTGtgaattgttcttaaaaaaatttagacagCTTGCTAAATAAATAGAAGTTTTTATTTACTTGaagttttgataaaaaataaatagaagttTTTATTTACTTGAAGTTTTGAACAGGTTGATATATGGATATTGGGCTTGaaagcccaaaatttttttaaaaagtatatattattttaatttttcaaaccaaTTAATTGATCGCATAAAACTGTACTACTATAGACCGGAAAACCAACTCTTGGTAGTGTGCATTGGTTCCAATTATGAGAAAACTTATACTTATCAATACAGTTACAAATTTAGAAAGAAACTGATAAAACCGAACTGTGCacactagggatggcaattttccCCCGCCCCGCTTaacccgcccctccccgcttcgccCCGTGCGGGTTTTCCCCACCCCGCAAAGgcggtggggcggggatggggcaagattttagctccgcaccacggggcggggcggggatggctttaggctttttagacccaccccgccccgcccctccctgtccccgccccgccccgccccgcttTACTaaaggttataattgtaaaattttcatacctgaaaccctactatttaaacaaacatattaatattagcatattttattctattcaatgtgattctatgcctttattttgttgtgttatactatgagatttttttttaaaattttttttttaatgattgtcttgataaacacttggatatattattcaattttttctaaaaattgatttgatttgatgggataaatttagttgtaatttcaagtatatttttattaatgaaataggtttcattaaaaaaattgtactagttgtaaggaaaattaacaaaaagtagagttttacggggtgAGGCGGGGCTTCGTGGGGCCCcatggggcggggatggggtgagaaagcattccccgtcatgcggggcggggcagggatggggcaagataaaaccatgcggggcggggacgaagaccccatccttcgaccccgccccgccccattgtCATCCCTAGTGCACACCCATAATTATAAATACTAAGATGGTAGCTtagcttgaattttttttttttttttctattattttcaataaaaacgTCTAAGGTCTAAACTatcattttccaatttttttggtatttttaacgAAAATGTCCAAAATTAATGAAACGTTGATTATTTGTTTAACGCCATTATAAACTCCTTTTCACAATTTATTTTGTCTAGGGAGTTCATAAATGGCGCACCTAATCGTTTGTTGTCCATTTCTTATCACAGAATGTAACATCACGCATGTTGGAGAAGGTGCTGCATTCATTTTACACAAAAAGACAAAGCTCCATACATTTTTAGTTCATAGATTTCGTATCATCATCATTCATCATTATTATCATGACAGTTTTGTTAAGGTAAAAGATGGAAAGGTGGCACGTTATGATTTGTGGTGTGGTATCTGTAAAGGGGCCATGCAACATGCAACAGCAAAGTGAGAGGAGTGAGGACTCAAATTATTTCCTGTATCCtgtgaaaattgtgaaatataaatatataaatttgcaTGGTAGCCATATAAGAAGCTTATCACACCGAAAGGTGAAGAAGATCACATGTTTCCCTCTCATAATTTTCCCAAAAGGAAGACCTTTATTTGCTTCATTGGATGCAAGACTTTCGTGACGGCATCCTATTTTACTTTGATACTATGGCTATAATTATTCCTTTCCCCTTACCATTCGCCTCTCTCTTATCCTTGcttcaaattattaacattatCCATATATATAAGGAAAACTTTGAGTccttattttacaaaatattcatTTGGAAATATTATAGTTAATAGAATACATGCATTATATCGTATAATACATGCATGTGCACATGTATACAAAAGCACACACATactcatacacatacacactgacacatattttttattaaaaaaatttaactccTACTCATTGTACGAAATTGAAGTTCCTAAAGAACAagcttttattttcaaatattaaaaatcctactatattatgcttaaaaaatacTCTATTATACTAAAATTTGATATTCTTTTGTTTGCTTTAGTTTTTTATTGTACCAATTTGTATTAGTATGACAGACAGCACAACTATATATCGAAGTCgttgttaaatatatatatatatatatatatatattgaaatcaTTCTTTTCTAAtgttttttcaatattttcttgtttttatttgtattcTCTATATGTTCCTTTGATTtcttaagatatttttttttataacttggctcttaatttcatatatatatatgtgtgtgtgtttatgtatgtatgtatgtattacttaaataaaaagaaatttaagatattttaaattataaaagtttaaaaaataaatatatgtatttattatattaacTGCAATCGAAAATTGAAGAAATATATAGACATTTATATCCTGCATTTGTTAAGTTTGATACTATCTTATGAAATTATTCTAAGATAacataaatattgaaaaaaattagaataggATAAAAAATTAGCTAATATATACAAATGATCTTTCAATATCAAAATTTAGCTTTGTAATCTATCTTTGTATAGTTATATTTACGTTTTTTTTAGCGTTCTTTAAAActttaaaccaaacaaaatagatACGTACGTATTGAATACCATTATGTCAAAAGTAGAACTcacaattttgttttcaaaagtgTAAAGAGGTCCAGTGGCTTCTGAGTAAAATTGGCGAATGGCGATaatcctagatttttttttttttctaatttaagtTCGTAGTAGGACTCGAAAATTATATGCACTTACCTACCCCCAAATacatgaaaaagaaatattagaAAAGTTATTATGTTTAAGTCGCATCaataaactttctcaaaaaaaaagtcgCATCAATAAACGTGCGGTgcattcatttcattttctcCATTAATTCTGAATTAAAGAACTTCTTAACTAGATTCAATGATAAATTAGTAGCTGATTACTACAGAGTAATACAAACTAATTAAGGAGCAAGACTAATGTTACTTGAGATAATTCATTCAGAAAAAGTTACATGCATTTTGCAAAGAGGTTCCAGCTTCTCAGAACCCCAACAAAGGTAAATAAACCCTAGAAAAAGGATGAAACACTTGGTTTTCAAATCATATAATTtgattctaaattaaaaaagagatcATGATGTTGTTAGAACATTGGAGACAATTCCATCATCTCCTCTACTTGACCAGCAGCACTTTCATCGAAAAGCCACTTCTCAAGAATTGATAAGGGCGGAGAGTTCTCAGATCTTTGCCTATTCCTCTCTGTCATGACATGAATTACCTTGTCATCATTTGCATCAGTTTGAGAGGTTTTGTTAGCCTCTGCAGGCATAGAATCACAGGTTGACTTGTCCCACGCTGAAGCGGCATTGTTCATGTTCTCGAAAGATAATATTGAATCAAAATCTTCATGAGAGACTATatcaccaccaccgccaccgccgccgccaccaccacctccaccaccaccttcTTGCTCAGCTTTGGGTTGGTAGCACTGAAGAGTAGTACTAGTAGTCACTGATGCTGAATTGCCAAAATTGCTGCTTTTGTCATTAACCTTGTTATCTTCATGGGGTTCATTGATGTGAATAGTGTCGTTGTTATTCTTTGGGGAAGATCTCATCCAACCTTCTAGCAGTCGCGATATGTTTTCGGTGCTTGAGGCATATGTAGAGGAGGATTGGTTTACCCCCAAGGATGGGGCAGGGCTGCTCATATCTAAGCTGCTTCTTCTCTCATTATTAAAGCCTTTTGATACAAACTGAGTGGTACTCGCTGAGTCTGATGCCATGTGGGGATCCAAAGCAGATTGAAATTTCTTTAGCTTCTTCTTCAGATGGGTGTTCCAGTAGTTCTTTATATCATTATCAGTTCGTTGTGGGAGGTAAGAAGCTATGGCTGCCCATCTGGTCCAATTAAATTTGTAAACTCAGATATATAACTTACAAATtccagcaaaaaaaagaaaggtaaaaaaCCATATTTATTTcccaacaaaattgaaaaggaCATGACAAATTCATCTGTGGCTGGActattttccattcttttttctattttattttaatttattacttggTTTATTTATATGATAACATGGGGGAAAAAATGACAGAAGCTTGAAAAATGGTAATGTTTGAAGATTACTTGTTACCCAATAAAGCTTGCAAATGGATTATCATCCCTTCTTCATGAGGAGTGAAGTTCCCTCGTTTGATTCCTGGTCTGAGGTAGTTAGTCCATCTAAGTCTGCAACTTTTGCTGCACCTTAATAACCCTTTTGTAAACAAAAGGTGATCTATCCTTTA
The sequence above is drawn from the Quercus robur chromosome 7, dhQueRobu3.1, whole genome shotgun sequence genome and encodes:
- the LOC126693141 gene encoding transcription factor MYB60, encoding MGRPPCCDKVGIKKGPWTPEEDIILVSYIQEHGPGNWRSVPTNTGLLRCSKSCRLRWTNYLRPGIKRGNFTPHEEGMIIHLQALLGNKWAAIASYLPQRTDNDIKNYWNTHLKKKLKKFQSALDPHMASDSASTTQFVSKGFNNERRSSLDMSSPAPSLGVNQSSSTYASSTENISRLLEGWMRSSPKNNNDTIHINEPHEDNKVNDKSSNFGNSASVTTSTTLQCYQPKAEQEGGGGGGGGGGGGGGGDIVSHEDFDSILSFENMNNAASAWDKSTCDSMPAEANKTSQTDANDDKVIHVMTERNRQRSENSPPLSILEKWLFDESAAGQVEEMMELSPMF